One window from the genome of Streptomyces sp. NBC_00708 encodes:
- the xylA gene encoding xylose isomerase, translating to MTERFAPTPEDKFTFGLWTVGWQGRDPFGDATRTAIDPVDSVKRLAELGAYGVTFHDDDLIPFGSTDTERESVVKRFRQALDAAGLVVPMATTNLFTHPVFKDGAFTANDRDVRRYALRKTIRNIDLAVELGATTYVAWGGREGSESGAAKDIRVALDRMKEAFDLLGDYVTEQGYDLKFAIEPKPNEPRGDILLPTIGHALAFIERLERPEMVGVNPEVGHEQMAGLNFPHGIAQALWAGKLFHIDLNGQSGIKYDQDLRFGAGDLRQAFWLVDLLENSDYAGPRHFDFKPPRTEDYDGVWASAAGCMRNYLILKERAAAFRADPAVQEALRASRLDELAQRTAEDGVAGLLADRSAFEEFDVDAAAARGMAFEALDQLAMDHLLGVR from the coding sequence ATGACGGAACGCTTCGCACCGACCCCCGAGGACAAGTTCACCTTCGGTCTGTGGACCGTGGGCTGGCAGGGCCGCGACCCGTTCGGTGACGCGACGCGCACGGCGATCGACCCGGTCGACTCCGTCAAGCGGCTCGCGGAGCTGGGCGCCTACGGAGTGACCTTCCACGACGACGACCTGATCCCGTTCGGCTCCACGGACACCGAGCGCGAGAGCGTCGTCAAGCGCTTCCGCCAGGCGCTCGACGCGGCCGGTCTCGTCGTCCCCATGGCCACGACGAACCTCTTCACGCACCCCGTCTTCAAGGACGGCGCCTTCACCGCCAACGACCGGGACGTCCGCCGCTACGCCCTGCGCAAGACGATCCGGAACATCGACCTGGCCGTCGAGCTCGGCGCCACCACCTACGTCGCCTGGGGTGGCCGCGAGGGCTCCGAGTCCGGCGCCGCCAAGGACATCCGCGTCGCGCTCGACCGGATGAAGGAGGCCTTCGACCTGTTGGGCGACTACGTCACCGAGCAGGGCTACGACCTCAAGTTCGCCATCGAGCCCAAGCCGAACGAGCCGCGCGGCGACATCCTGCTCCCCACCATCGGCCACGCCCTCGCCTTCATCGAGCGCCTGGAGCGCCCCGAGATGGTGGGCGTCAACCCGGAGGTCGGGCACGAGCAGATGGCCGGGCTGAACTTCCCGCACGGCATCGCGCAGGCCCTGTGGGCGGGCAAGCTCTTCCACATCGACCTCAACGGCCAGTCCGGCATCAAGTACGACCAGGACCTCCGCTTCGGCGCCGGCGACCTGCGCCAGGCCTTCTGGCTCGTCGACCTCCTGGAGAACTCGGACTACGCCGGCCCGCGCCACTTCGACTTCAAGCCGCCGCGCACCGAGGACTACGACGGCGTCTGGGCCTCCGCCGCCGGCTGCATGCGCAACTACCTCATCCTCAAGGAGCGCGCCGCCGCCTTCCGCGCCGACCCGGCGGTCCAGGAGGCCCTGCGCGCCTCCCGCCTGGACGAGCTGGCGCAGCGCACCGCCGAGGACGGCGTGGCCGGGCTGCTCGCCGACCGCTCCGCCTTCGAGGAGTTCGACGTGGACGCGGCTGCCGCACGCGGCATGGCGTTCGAGGCCCTGGACCAGCTGGCAATGGACCACCTGCTCGGCGTCCGCTGA
- a CDS encoding ROK family protein, with amino-acid sequence MKSNLTPLGPKADKDTVRRSNLSLVLRAVRDEGEGEATRAGVAARVGLTRAAVSSLVEQLLESGFLTESGKTFSGQAGRPGTALKTARTGPAGLGVEVNIDYVSVCVVDLAGTGRVRLTEHLDNRGTPPDEVLARAARIAARTLDSAREQELYPVGVALALPGLVSGGAVRQAPNLGWNQVPAEELFAAALAAEHPDHPALPVRSENEANLAALAELWFGGLERIRSFLYLTGEIGVGGAVVIDGELLRGAHGFAGEIGHVVVDAQGPQCRCGSRGCLEQYAGQAALLRAAGIDGGGGGLGVAELEKRVRAGDERAVGAVAEAGRMLGRVLSGAVNLLDPDAVVLGGIYRNLMPWLSPPADEELTGRVVSGLWAPRGGRLRASSVAGDAARGAAALVMTDVLADPVAYARPAMA; translated from the coding sequence ATGAAGAGCAACCTCACACCGTTGGGGCCCAAGGCCGACAAGGACACCGTCCGGCGCAGCAATCTGAGCCTCGTGCTGCGGGCCGTCCGCGACGAGGGCGAGGGGGAGGCGACCCGGGCCGGTGTCGCCGCGCGCGTGGGGCTGACCCGGGCCGCCGTCTCCTCGCTGGTCGAGCAGCTGCTGGAGAGCGGCTTCCTCACCGAGTCCGGCAAGACGTTCAGCGGGCAGGCCGGCCGCCCCGGGACCGCGCTGAAGACGGCCCGCACGGGGCCGGCCGGGCTCGGGGTCGAGGTCAACATCGACTACGTCTCGGTGTGCGTCGTCGATCTGGCCGGCACCGGCCGGGTCCGCCTCACCGAGCACCTCGACAACCGGGGCACCCCGCCCGACGAGGTGCTCGCGCGCGCGGCCCGGATCGCCGCGCGCACCCTCGACTCGGCGCGGGAGCAGGAGCTGTACCCGGTCGGTGTGGCGCTGGCGCTGCCGGGCCTGGTCTCGGGCGGCGCGGTCCGCCAGGCGCCGAACCTGGGCTGGAACCAGGTCCCGGCCGAGGAGCTGTTCGCCGCCGCGCTGGCCGCCGAGCACCCGGACCACCCGGCGCTGCCGGTCCGCTCGGAGAACGAGGCGAATCTGGCGGCCCTGGCCGAGCTGTGGTTCGGCGGCCTGGAGCGCATCCGCAGCTTCCTTTATCTGACCGGCGAGATCGGCGTGGGCGGCGCGGTGGTCATCGACGGCGAGCTGCTGCGCGGGGCGCACGGCTTCGCCGGCGAGATCGGGCATGTGGTGGTGGACGCGCAGGGTCCGCAGTGCCGCTGCGGTTCGCGGGGCTGCCTGGAGCAGTACGCCGGACAGGCCGCGCTGCTGCGGGCGGCCGGGATCGACGGGGGCGGCGGCGGGCTCGGGGTCGCGGAGCTGGAGAAGCGGGTGCGGGCGGGCGACGAGCGGGCCGTCGGCGCGGTCGCGGAGGCCGGGCGGATGCTGGGGCGGGTGCTGTCGGGGGCGGTCAACCTGCTGGACCCGGACGCGGTGGTGCTCGGCGGGATCTACCGGAACCTGATGCCGTGGCTGTCGCCGCCGGCCGACGAGGAGCTGACGGGCCGGGTCGTGTCCGGGCTCTGGGCTCCGCGCGGGGGCCGGCTGCGCGCCTCGTCCGTGGCGGGTGACGCGGCACGGGGCGCGGCGGCGCTGGTGATGACGGACGTACTGGCCGACCCGGTGGCGTACGCGCGTCCGGCGATGGCCTGA
- a CDS encoding DUF3105 domain-containing protein — translation MASTKKQNTPAAARRAKLEEARRQERARERRSRIITLTVGVLVVAGLVAGGGYLMNAADEQDKAEAQAKISPVTGEKSWDKLTQNHVEKTVDYPMNPPVGGDHNPVWMNCDGDVYTQAIPKENAVHSLEHGAVWVTYTGKAKPADVKKLNERVSSTPYSLMSPVEDQEAPLMLSAWGKQLTVKSATDARVAQFFTKYVQGPQTPEPGAACTGGIAK, via the coding sequence ATGGCTTCCACCAAGAAGCAGAACACCCCTGCCGCCGCCCGCCGCGCCAAGCTGGAGGAGGCGCGCCGTCAGGAGCGGGCCCGTGAGCGCCGCTCCCGCATCATCACGCTGACCGTCGGCGTCCTGGTGGTCGCCGGCCTCGTCGCCGGGGGTGGTTATCTGATGAACGCCGCCGACGAGCAGGACAAGGCCGAGGCCCAGGCCAAGATCTCGCCCGTCACCGGCGAGAAGAGCTGGGACAAGCTCACGCAGAACCATGTGGAGAAGACCGTCGACTACCCGATGAACCCGCCGGTCGGCGGCGACCACAACCCGGTGTGGATGAACTGCGACGGCGACGTCTACACCCAGGCCATACCGAAGGAGAACGCCGTCCACTCGCTGGAGCACGGCGCGGTGTGGGTCACGTACACCGGCAAGGCGAAGCCCGCCGATGTGAAGAAGCTGAACGAGCGGGTGTCGTCCACGCCGTACTCGCTGATGAGCCCGGTCGAGGACCAGGAGGCCCCGTTGATGCTCAGCGCCTGGGGGAAGCAGCTCACCGTGAAGAGCGCCACCGACGCCCGCGTCGCGCAGTTCTTCACGAAGTACGTGCAGGGCCCGCAGACCCCCGAGCCGGGCGCCGCCTGCACCGGCGGGATCGCCAAGTGA
- a CDS encoding VWA domain-containing protein: MIIRRRLTVGVGILLATLTAGLGSALPASADETPTKASPKVELVLDVSGSMRTRDIDGQSRMSAAKQAFNEVLDAVPEQVQLGIRTLGADYPGDDRKVGCKDTKQLYPVGPLDRTEAKTAVATLAPTGWTPIGPALLGAADDLEGGDSTRRIVLISDGEDTCGPLDPCEVARDIAARGIHLVIDTLGLVPNAKIRQQLTCIAEATGGTYTAVQHTDELSGRVKQLVDRAAEPVVTPVATKGADSCTDAPELKPGLYTDREKFAEHRWYKVEVLPGQELRASVSVFADRAVNNDYGMLLRAVTTHGREIVRGSESGTGRTDAISSGLRYPKAELEDDNKPAAETVCLQVSNSFSAPASVKTSPGMPIELTVDLVDGPDEAADVAAFGLGHGWWLLGLLALTGLIAGLLFGWISRWRVAVWRTN, encoded by the coding sequence ATGATCATAAGAAGAAGGCTGACGGTCGGGGTGGGCATCCTGCTCGCCACCTTGACCGCCGGACTCGGCTCGGCGCTCCCCGCATCGGCCGACGAAACCCCCACGAAAGCCTCCCCCAAGGTCGAACTGGTCCTCGACGTCAGCGGTTCCATGCGGACGCGCGACATCGACGGCCAGTCCCGGATGAGTGCGGCGAAGCAAGCGTTCAACGAGGTCCTGGACGCGGTGCCGGAGCAGGTGCAGCTCGGCATCCGCACCCTCGGCGCCGACTACCCGGGCGACGACCGCAAGGTGGGCTGCAAGGACACCAAGCAGCTGTACCCGGTCGGCCCGCTGGACCGCACCGAGGCGAAGACCGCCGTCGCCACGCTCGCCCCCACCGGCTGGACCCCGATCGGCCCCGCGCTGCTCGGCGCCGCCGACGACCTGGAGGGCGGCGACTCCACCCGCCGGATCGTGCTCATCAGCGACGGCGAGGACACCTGCGGCCCGCTCGACCCGTGCGAGGTCGCCCGCGACATCGCGGCGCGCGGCATCCACCTGGTCATCGACACGCTCGGCCTGGTGCCGAACGCCAAGATCCGCCAGCAGCTGACCTGCATCGCCGAGGCGACCGGCGGCACCTACACCGCCGTGCAGCACACCGATGAACTCTCGGGCCGTGTGAAACAGTTGGTGGACCGGGCCGCGGAGCCCGTCGTCACCCCGGTCGCCACGAAGGGCGCCGACAGCTGCACGGACGCGCCCGAGCTGAAGCCCGGCCTCTACACGGACCGCGAGAAGTTCGCCGAGCACCGCTGGTACAAGGTCGAGGTGCTGCCCGGCCAGGAACTCCGCGCCTCGGTCAGCGTGTTCGCCGACCGTGCCGTCAACAACGACTACGGGATGCTGCTGCGCGCGGTGACCACGCACGGCCGCGAGATCGTCCGGGGCTCCGAGTCCGGGACGGGGCGCACCGACGCCATCTCGTCCGGACTGCGCTACCCGAAGGCCGAACTGGAGGACGACAACAAGCCGGCCGCGGAGACCGTCTGTCTCCAGGTCAGCAACTCGTTCTCGGCCCCGGCCTCGGTGAAGACCTCCCCCGGCATGCCGATCGAGCTGACCGTCGACCTGGTGGACGGCCCCGACGAGGCGGCGGACGTCGCCGCGTTCGGCCTCGGCCACGGCTGGTGGCTGCTGGGTCTGCTCGCCCTGACCGGTCTGATCGCGGGCCTGCTCTTCGGCTGGATCTCGCGCTGGCGCGTCGCTGTCTGGAGGACCAACTGA
- a CDS encoding FUSC family protein codes for MSDTTIRSPRPAVRRLPLTGPLRLARPSDMWFKPATSVVVATAIPNLVLLALGRLDLVMYTMAGSLCALYGHNLPYARRAGTVAGVVLGMTAGLGAALVVASLTGSAAVLIAVGALLAATQKLLCDATRIGPPGPVIFTFVSSAALFVPQTPGQVPGHLALTLGAGAVAWLVAVVAPALVRRDGPERRATARALNAAAAHAADPGHATRRAAVTAVHAAWQILLAAGRPTPARRALERLVVHAETSVLGSAADPADAGRLREWARLTRARGPVPTPPPATGTTAELFGLDAERAARGSAFRTLLRGLAPGSPLLPVAARTLVGCALAGYVCSAVGVGRPYWAIVTAASLYQANVTLSWNRTLQRTLGNLIGVLVFAAVLPAARTAPLALIGFCLLFAFSAEALITRNYWLGSVAVTPMALLVLEYAGSHPAGELIGDRVLDTVIGAAVGFLAAVLVTNRRATGRVERALAAAERARAHAVRTLAAPEPAPAALDAARRRLTGSLVELREADDTAAGEWWQPALSQEAVLAAEQAGHRTLAATAKRQGLLVPAQENGAV; via the coding sequence GTGAGCGATACCACCATCAGGTCCCCCAGGCCCGCCGTCCGCAGACTCCCGCTGACCGGCCCGCTGCGCCTGGCCCGGCCCTCCGACATGTGGTTCAAGCCCGCCACCAGCGTGGTCGTGGCCACCGCCATACCCAACCTGGTGCTGCTGGCCCTGGGCCGGCTCGACCTGGTGATGTACACGATGGCCGGCTCGCTCTGCGCGCTGTACGGCCACAACCTCCCGTACGCCCGCCGTGCCGGCACCGTCGCCGGGGTGGTGCTCGGCATGACCGCGGGCCTCGGCGCCGCCCTCGTCGTCGCCTCGCTCACCGGATCGGCCGCCGTGCTGATCGCCGTCGGCGCGCTCCTGGCCGCCACGCAGAAGCTGCTCTGCGACGCGACCCGGATCGGCCCGCCCGGACCGGTGATCTTCACCTTCGTCAGCTCCGCCGCCCTCTTCGTCCCCCAGACGCCCGGCCAGGTCCCCGGCCATCTCGCCCTCACGCTCGGCGCGGGCGCGGTCGCCTGGCTCGTCGCCGTCGTCGCCCCCGCGCTCGTCCGCCGCGACGGACCCGAACGCCGCGCCACCGCCCGCGCCCTGAACGCCGCCGCCGCGCATGCCGCCGACCCCGGCCACGCCACCCGGCGCGCCGCCGTCACCGCCGTGCACGCCGCCTGGCAGATCCTCCTCGCCGCCGGCCGCCCCACCCCGGCACGCCGCGCCCTGGAACGCCTGGTCGTCCACGCCGAGACCTCGGTCCTGGGCAGCGCGGCGGACCCCGCCGACGCCGGCCGGCTGCGCGAGTGGGCCCGGCTCACCCGGGCGCGGGGCCCCGTCCCCACCCCGCCGCCCGCCACCGGCACCACCGCGGAACTCTTCGGCCTCGACGCCGAGCGTGCCGCCCGCGGCAGCGCGTTCCGTACGCTGCTGCGCGGCCTGGCCCCCGGCTCCCCGTTGCTCCCGGTCGCCGCACGCACGCTCGTCGGATGCGCCCTGGCCGGTTATGTCTGTTCTGCCGTGGGGGTCGGCCGCCCCTACTGGGCGATCGTCACCGCCGCCTCGCTCTACCAGGCCAACGTCACGCTCTCCTGGAACCGGACGCTCCAGCGCACCCTGGGCAACCTCATCGGCGTCCTGGTCTTCGCCGCCGTCCTCCCGGCCGCCCGGACCGCGCCGCTCGCCCTCATCGGCTTCTGCCTCCTCTTCGCCTTCTCGGCCGAGGCGCTGATCACCCGCAACTACTGGCTCGGCTCCGTCGCCGTGACCCCGATGGCGCTGCTCGTCCTGGAGTACGCGGGCAGCCACCCGGCCGGTGAGCTGATCGGCGACCGGGTCCTGGACACCGTCATCGGCGCCGCCGTCGGCTTCCTTGCCGCCGTGCTCGTCACCAACCGCCGCGCCACCGGCCGCGTCGAGCGCGCGCTGGCCGCCGCCGAACGGGCCCGCGCCCACGCCGTGCGGACCCTCGCCGCGCCCGAGCCCGCACCGGCCGCCCTGGACGCGGCCCGCCGCCGGCTCACCGGCTCCCTGGTCGAGCTGCGCGAGGCGGACGACACCGCGGCGGGGGAGTGGTGGCAGCCCGCCCTGTCCCAGGAGGCGGTGCTCGCGGCCGAGCAGGCCGGACACCGTACGCTCGCGGCGACAGCGAAACGGCAGGGGCTGCTCGTCCCCGCCCAGGAGAACGGAGCGGTGTGA
- the xylB gene encoding xylulokinase, with the protein MPPHTVVIGVDSSTQSTKAAFTDTATGRLLAVGRAPHVVTGEGGARESDPEIWWQALRDAVAAGLKESGIAAADVVGIAVAGQQHGLVVLDAEGRPLRPALLWNDTRSAPQAAALTAALGGPDAWTARTGSVPVAAMTASKWQWLRENEPETAEAAAAVRLPHDFLTERLSGRAVTDPGDASGTCWYSTATGAYDPELLALIGLDPALLPEVAESGAARVGSLTETAAEALGLPAGIAVAAGTGDNMSAAVGLGLGGAGLLDHPVLSLGTSGTVFAASATRPASAALSGFAAADGTYLPLACTLNCTLAVDRVAALLGLDRADAAPGGEAVLLPYLDGERTPDLPTAAGLLTGLRHDTTPRQLLGAAYEGAVFTVLRALDELLRACGLDPADPEVAGRPLRLIGGGAQGRVWVETVRRLSGRPVIVPGAGELVALGAAALAAAAATGADPVAVAAGWDTGEDLLLEAVERDLTAWDRIGSVLERAAGPLLGGDRHA; encoded by the coding sequence ATGCCGCCGCATACCGTCGTCATCGGTGTGGACAGCTCCACCCAGTCCACCAAGGCGGCGTTCACCGACACCGCCACCGGCCGGCTGCTCGCCGTCGGCCGCGCCCCCCACGTCGTCACGGGAGAGGGCGGCGCGCGCGAGAGCGACCCCGAGATCTGGTGGCAGGCCCTGCGCGACGCGGTCGCGGCCGGACTGAAGGAGTCCGGGATCGCGGCGGCGGACGTGGTGGGGATCGCGGTCGCCGGCCAGCAGCACGGCCTGGTCGTCCTGGACGCCGAGGGCCGCCCGCTGCGCCCGGCCCTGCTGTGGAACGACACCCGCTCCGCCCCGCAGGCCGCGGCCCTCACCGCCGCGCTCGGCGGCCCCGACGCCTGGACCGCGCGCACCGGTTCGGTCCCGGTGGCCGCGATGACCGCGTCCAAGTGGCAGTGGCTGCGCGAGAACGAGCCGGAGACCGCCGAGGCGGCGGCTGCCGTGCGCCTCCCGCACGACTTCCTGACCGAGCGGCTGTCCGGCCGGGCCGTCACCGACCCGGGCGACGCGTCGGGCACCTGCTGGTACTCCACCGCGACCGGCGCCTACGACCCAGAGCTGCTCGCGCTCATCGGTCTCGACCCGGCGCTGCTGCCCGAGGTCGCGGAAAGCGGCGCGGCCCGGGTGGGCTCCCTGACGGAGACGGCCGCCGAGGCGCTGGGCCTGCCCGCCGGGATCGCCGTCGCGGCGGGCACCGGGGACAACATGAGCGCCGCCGTCGGGCTGGGCCTGGGCGGCGCCGGGCTGCTCGACCACCCGGTGCTGAGCCTGGGCACCTCGGGCACGGTCTTCGCCGCGTCCGCGACCCGGCCGGCCTCCGCCGCGCTCTCGGGCTTCGCGGCGGCGGACGGTACGTATCTCCCGCTGGCCTGCACCCTCAACTGCACGCTCGCCGTGGACCGGGTCGCCGCCCTGCTGGGCCTGGACCGCGCGGACGCGGCGCCCGGCGGCGAGGCCGTGCTGCTGCCCTACCTGGACGGCGAGCGCACCCCGGACCTGCCCACGGCCGCCGGTCTCCTCACCGGACTGCGGCACGACACGACCCCGCGGCAACTGCTCGGTGCCGCCTACGAGGGCGCTGTGTTCACCGTGCTGCGGGCGCTCGACGAGCTGCTGCGGGCGTGCGGACTCGACCCGGCCGACCCCGAGGTGGCGGGCCGTCCGCTGCGGCTGATCGGCGGCGGGGCGCAGGGGCGCGTCTGGGTGGAGACCGTACGGCGGCTCTCGGGGCGGCCGGTGATCGTGCCGGGGGCCGGGGAGCTGGTCGCCCTCGGCGCGGCGGCGCTCGCCGCCGCGGCGGCCACGGGAGCGGACCCGGTCGCCGTCGCCGCCGGCTGGGACACCGGTGAGGACCTGCTTCTAGAGGCCGTGGAACGGGATCTGACGGCGTGGGACCGGATCGGCTCCGTACTGGAGCGGGCGGCGGGTCCGCTGCTCGGCGGGGACCGTCACGCCTGA
- a CDS encoding phospholipid scramblase-related protein, which produces MTTHSNVSAGWYPDPHGAPQLLRYWDGSQWTEHTNPAGGDQAQAPAQVPAQPQAPAQAQLPQQPAAVPQQGGVPGGGSLFNQQVLVVNQKAKLIELTNEYSVFDQHGNTVGSVVQVGQGALRKVLRFLTSIDQYLTHRLEIRDAYGQPQLLLTRPAKFIKSRVIVQRPDGQPVGEIIQQNAIGKINFAIMANGQQIGAIKAENWRAWNFAIVDHNDQEVARITKTWEGLAKTLFTTADNYVLQIHYQLPEPLLSLVVATALTVDTALKQDARGLG; this is translated from the coding sequence GTGACAACGCACTCGAACGTATCTGCGGGCTGGTATCCCGATCCGCACGGCGCCCCCCAGCTGCTGCGCTACTGGGACGGCTCCCAGTGGACCGAGCACACGAACCCGGCCGGCGGCGACCAGGCCCAGGCCCCCGCCCAGGTTCCGGCGCAGCCGCAGGCCCCCGCGCAGGCCCAGCTGCCGCAGCAGCCGGCGGCCGTCCCCCAGCAGGGCGGCGTCCCCGGCGGCGGCTCGCTCTTCAACCAGCAGGTCCTGGTCGTGAACCAGAAGGCCAAGCTGATCGAGCTGACGAACGAGTACAGCGTCTTCGACCAGCACGGCAACACCGTCGGCTCGGTCGTCCAGGTCGGCCAGGGCGCCCTGCGCAAGGTGCTGCGGTTCCTCACCAGCATCGACCAGTACCTGACCCACCGGCTGGAGATCCGCGACGCCTACGGCCAGCCGCAGCTGCTGCTGACCCGCCCGGCGAAGTTCATCAAGTCCCGGGTCATCGTGCAGCGCCCGGACGGTCAGCCGGTCGGCGAGATCATCCAGCAGAACGCCATCGGCAAGATCAACTTCGCGATCATGGCCAACGGTCAGCAGATCGGCGCCATCAAGGCCGAGAACTGGCGCGCCTGGAACTTCGCGATCGTCGACCACAACGACCAGGAGGTCGCCCGGATCACCAAGACCTGGGAAGGGCTCGCGAAGACGCTGTTCACGACGGCGGACAACTACGTCCTCCAGATCCACTACCAGCTGCCCGAGCCGCTGCTGAGCCTGGTGGTGGCGACGGCCCTGACCGTGGACACCGCCCTGAAGCAGGACGCCCGGGGCCTGGGCTGA
- a CDS encoding GDSL-type esterase/lipase family protein, producing MNTDTPVPLSFTTPVTTDLLRGALDVEGTEAGLLPHRLPAEARAQAPDGQIALAEAQPSGVRLVFRTRATVVELTARRTRTAYQGVPPRPDGLYDLLVDGALAAQGSVSGGNVLDVDMSTGSTEFRTGPVGTVRFDGLADRDKDVEIWLPYNERTELVALRTDAPVTPAPDRGRKVWLHHGSSISHGSDAASPTATWPARAALLGGVELVNLGLGGSALLDPFMARTMRDTPADLISVKIGINLVNADVMRLRAFAPAVHGFLDTIREGHPDTPLLVISPVLCPIHEDTPGPSIPDFSRLGEGKVSFAAAGDPDERAAGKLTLRVIRDELARLVEERSADDPHLHYLDGRELYGEADASELPLPDALHPDAATHLRMGDRFAALAFGEDGTFTGS from the coding sequence ATGAACACCGACACCCCCGTACCCCTCTCCTTCACCACCCCCGTCACCACGGACCTCCTGCGCGGCGCGCTCGACGTGGAGGGCACCGAGGCCGGCCTTCTCCCGCACCGCCTGCCCGCCGAGGCCCGTGCCCAGGCCCCGGACGGCCAGATCGCCCTGGCCGAGGCCCAGCCGTCCGGCGTGCGCCTGGTCTTCCGGACCCGGGCCACCGTCGTCGAGCTGACGGCCCGGCGCACCCGCACCGCGTACCAGGGCGTCCCGCCGAGGCCCGACGGCCTGTACGACCTCCTCGTGGACGGTGCCCTCGCCGCCCAGGGCTCGGTGAGCGGGGGCAACGTCCTCGATGTCGACATGTCCACCGGCTCGACCGAATTCCGCACCGGGCCGGTCGGGACCGTACGGTTCGACGGCCTCGCGGACCGCGACAAGGACGTGGAGATCTGGCTGCCGTACAACGAGCGGACCGAACTGGTCGCCCTGCGCACCGACGCGCCCGTCACGCCCGCCCCGGACCGGGGGCGCAAGGTGTGGCTGCACCACGGCAGTTCCATCAGCCACGGCTCCGACGCCGCGAGCCCGACGGCCACCTGGCCCGCGCGCGCCGCCCTGCTCGGCGGTGTCGAACTGGTCAACCTGGGCCTGGGCGGCAGCGCCCTGCTCGACCCGTTCATGGCCCGCACGATGCGGGACACCCCCGCGGACCTCATCAGCGTCAAGATCGGCATCAACCTGGTCAACGCCGACGTGATGCGGCTGCGCGCCTTCGCCCCGGCGGTGCACGGCTTCCTCGACACCATCCGCGAGGGCCACCCGGACACCCCGCTCCTGGTGATCTCGCCCGTGCTGTGCCCCATCCACGAGGACACTCCCGGACCCAGCATCCCCGACTTCAGCCGCCTCGGTGAGGGCAAGGTCAGCTTCGCGGCGGCCGGTGACCCCGACGAGCGCGCCGCCGGAAAACTGACGCTCCGCGTCATCCGCGACGAGCTGGCCCGCCTGGTGGAGGAGCGATCCGCCGACGACCCGCACCTGCACTACCTGGACGGCCGCGAACTGTACGGCGAGGCCGACGCGTCCGAACTCCCGCTCCCCGACGCCCTCCACCCGGACGCCGCCACCCATCTCCGCATGGGCGACCGCTTCGCGGCGCTGGCCTTCGGGGAGGACGGCACGTTCACGGGCTCGTGA
- a CDS encoding DUF305 domain-containing protein — protein sequence MTSAPRTSRPLVLAGGAVLLLALALIALTFVRPSTSAPAAPASASAPAESSADVGFARDMAVHHQQAVEMSFIVRDRTSDEAVRRLAFDIINTQANQRGMLLGWLEMWGRAKSSPGPPMAWMGHSFTPRGDGALMPGMATDAELDELRAAKGRDAEILFLKLMTAHHKSGAEMAQAAASAAKTEEIRNLASGMALAQKSEIALMADMLKERGASAS from the coding sequence GTGACGTCCGCCCCGCGCACCTCGCGGCCCCTGGTGCTGGCCGGCGGTGCGGTGCTGCTGCTGGCACTCGCGCTGATCGCGCTGACATTCGTACGCCCGTCGACGTCGGCACCCGCCGCGCCGGCGTCCGCGTCCGCGCCGGCCGAGTCGTCGGCCGATGTGGGGTTCGCCCGCGACATGGCGGTCCACCACCAGCAGGCGGTCGAGATGTCGTTCATCGTCCGGGACCGCACCTCGGACGAGGCGGTGCGCCGGCTCGCGTTCGACATCATCAACACCCAGGCCAACCAGCGGGGCATGCTGCTGGGGTGGCTGGAGATGTGGGGGCGGGCGAAGAGTTCCCCCGGGCCGCCCATGGCGTGGATGGGGCACTCGTTCACCCCGCGCGGTGACGGCGCGCTGATGCCCGGCATGGCGACCGACGCCGAACTGGACGAACTGCGGGCGGCCAAGGGGAGGGACGCCGAGATCCTCTTCCTGAAGCTGATGACCGCACACCACAAGTCCGGCGCCGAGATGGCTCAGGCGGCGGCCTCAGCGGCGAAGACGGAGGAGATCCGGAATCTGGCGTCGGGCATGGCCCTGGCCCAGAAGTCGGAGATCGCGCTCATGGCGGACATGCTCAAGGAGCGCGGGGCGTCCGCTTCCTGA
- a CDS encoding MarR family transcriptional regulator — translation MTDDIVASVVRQWQAVNPELDTGPMELIGRINRCSALLQQAEDAPLRAAGLTRPEFDLLGAVRRTDRELTPGELARETFSSGAAVTKRLKVLQERGLIARRGDERDRRVAFVRLTDEGRDLVDGLLPRQLAYERAVLSGLDAASRDRLSAQLSELLVQLEGRIGGARR, via the coding sequence GTGACCGACGACATCGTCGCCTCGGTGGTCCGGCAGTGGCAGGCCGTGAACCCGGAACTCGACACCGGGCCCATGGAGCTCATCGGCCGGATCAACCGCTGCTCCGCCCTGCTCCAGCAGGCCGAGGACGCCCCGCTGCGGGCGGCCGGGCTGACCCGCCCCGAGTTCGACCTGCTGGGGGCCGTGCGCCGTACGGACCGTGAACTGACCCCCGGCGAACTCGCCAGGGAGACGTTCTCCTCCGGAGCCGCCGTCACCAAGCGCCTCAAGGTCCTCCAGGAGCGCGGCCTGATCGCCCGGCGCGGCGACGAGCGGGACCGCAGGGTCGCCTTCGTACGCCTCACCGACGAGGGCCGCGACCTGGTCGACGGACTGCTGCCCCGGCAGCTGGCGTACGAACGCGCGGTGCTCTCCGGGCTCGACGCCGCATCCCGCGACCGGCTCAGCGCCCAGCTCAGCGAGCTGCTGGTGCAGCTGGAGGGGCGCATCGGCGGCGCCCGCCGCTGA